In a single window of the Osmerus eperlanus chromosome 2, fOsmEpe2.1, whole genome shotgun sequence genome:
- the hcrt gene encoding orexin, producing the protein MMWFSPMKLQTTVATGVEPPPTRKLKLLFLVLLVSHLACDAQDISECCRQNHRTCRLYVLLCRPGSGARGVLVGDAAAGILTLGKRNGEEQRFQSRLNQLLHGSRNQAAGILTMGKRTAEYFLMPVSATVTSAALAV; encoded by the exons ATGATGTGGTTTTCTCCCATGAAGCTTCAGACAACCGTGGCCACAGGAGTGGAACCCCCTCCCACCAGG AAACTCAAGCTCCTTTTCCTGGTTCTCCTCGTGTCTCACCTGGCCTGTGACGCCCAGGACATATCCGAGTGCTGCAGGCAGAACCACCGCACCTGCCGCCTGTACGTGCTGCTGTGCCGCCCGGGGAGCGGGGCGAGAGGAGTCCTGGTGGGCGACGCGGCTGCTGGCATCCTCACCCTGGGGAAACGAAACGGAGAAGAGCAGCGCTTCCAGAGCCGACTCAATCAACTCCTCCACGGGTCCCGCAACCAGGCGGCAGGGATCTTGACAATGGGAAAGAGGACAGCTGAATACTTCCTGATGCCCGTGTCAGCGACGGTCACATCAGCTGCACTGGCTGTTTAA